The region AGGACGAAGGCTACGCGAGTGTTCATTCGGCTCAGAACCAGAAGTACAAATGTCTTCAGCAAGCTCGAAGAACAGCCCGCTCTACGTAACAGGGCCGCCGTACCAGAATCAATCTTTAATAGAGCAAAACCGCCCCAGCAATGCCACCTGCTGCGACTGAATGCCCGACAATAGCAACTTCTGACGGAATTGATACTGGGACATAACCGCTACGGCATCGCTCTGTTCGAGTTCATTGACCTGTGCCCGGTGCCGATCAACGATTTTCTGGACGGCATCTCCGGTAAGCCCTTCCCAGTTGACCACACTCTGAATAGCAATAGATGTTGACGTACTTCTCTCCGGGAAAGATAATCGGTTGTCGGCTGACCCATTCATGCCACGGACTGATTTCTTAGTAAGTGTCTACCTTCACGGGCAGGTCATACAGAAGGTAAATTTCGGTTAGCCTGTCTTATATGTCGTTCTGTATGAGCGACCAGAAATTGTAGTATATCCCCTATCGGCAGGTGCAGCCACGAAGCGATTGACAATGCGATTCGAATACCATCGGTATCCGCATTTTCTACTTGTTTCAGCACATCCAGCAGTTGCTCCTGCTGATCAATAAATTCAGCCACAATCTGGTGAGCAGGCAAGTCACTGGCGGGCTGATGCCGTTTAACGGCCCTGAACGTCTTCGTGCCCGTTTTAGGGTCCATCAATCTGACGAAGAAGCCTCCTACCCATGAACTTTCAAGACGATCTGTGGCAGGTTTGTGCTGACGACTAGCCAGACCCTGGTTTAAACGGGGCAAATAATAACGTCCATAGCTGTTAAGATGGTCCAAACACTGAGCGATACTCCACCCACCGCTTGCCGAAGGCTGGCACAGAGCAGCCTCGTCCATGTTTTGAAAGTGAACGACGGCCTGCTGAATATGCCCCTCTATCTGCTGTCCCAATACATTGAGCAAAAGGGCTTTACTAATGGACTTCATTGCAGTTGTTTTATTGGTGAAACCCTTACTTGTTTACTTGCCCATGATAGCGTTACAGCAATGACGAAGAGAAGGGTCTCAATAAACAACCATTGCCGCCCAAACGCTCCCAGAGGTCCTTCTGCTAACACCGTCACAATCCGTGACAGGGCATAGAAGCCCCATAGCAAACTCAGGAAAAGAAGCCCTTTCTCTATATCCCGAATCATTAGATAAACCAGCGTGATACATAAAGTGAGCCCCACCCCACCGTAGACGCCCCGAATTGAGCTGAAGGCATCTGTGTTAGTAAGTTGTACCTGAACCAGATCCATTACCGATTGTGGATTGGAAAAAGCCATGAGGCTGACGGACAGCAGGGCCAGAGCTGATACGAGGATAAACCCCTGAGCCGTGCGTTTGATAACCAGTTGCGTTTGCATAATCTTGATCGTTAAATACGCAGCAAAGTTGGGCGTCCCTAGTCAACCCATTGTTGGTATTTACCAAGATTTCATGCCTTTATGGAGTTAATAAACTTACTGAAATTCGTCGGGTCAACGCCAATATACCTGGCCAGGTATTTATGGGGAACAAGCTGTAAGATATGCGGACTGCGCTGAAGAAGTTTCCTGAATTTATCGGCGGACGAATAGCATTGTAGTTCCACTAACCGTTCCAGCACGCCCGACAAGGCCCCGGTAATCCCCAGCCGAACCATGGTTTCTACCCCACGGTTATGTCGCATAACTGTCTCCAGATCAGTGTAGGAAGCCCGCAGAAAAGAGGATGTGGTCAATGTTTCGTAGTAGTATCGCGAAGCATGGCGTAACATGAACGAATCGACCACTCCACCGAACGAAGAGGGATAGGAAAAAATTAGCGTTGCTTCTCGATTTTGGTCATCGAAGTAATAAACGTGTTGTACGCCTTCCACCACAAAATATAAATAGTTTTCCTGCTGATTGGCAACCGTTAGAATTTCCTTTCGCTTTGCGGAATAGGGGTGCCAAATTCCGGAGAACGCTGTCCATTCCTGTTCTGAGAGCGGATGAATTGCCTGAACAAGCTGCTTTAGACGAAGTAAAGATGAATGCATGAATAAAGTGATCAAAAGTCCTCGAAATAAACCTGACGTTGCCGTTTTGAACCCGCCTATCCAGACAGAAGCAGATGAATCTAGCTCTCTAACGAATTTATGACATGTCTTTCTAGCGCATGCCCCCATCTGCCACTCAACCCGTTTTCTGTGATGACATCAGTCATTTACCGGTGGCTATCAGTACCGTTTTCAAGAAATTGATACATGGCCGCTGTGACCAGCCAAATTAGGGCCTATTTTGCAACACCATGTATTTGACGAAAAAACTATCCCTATTTGGCTGGCTGCTGTTTGCCAGTCTGCGCATGTACGGCCAGGCGACCGCTCCCATTCCGGTAAAGGCCGTTATTGTGACCATGTTTGAAATTGGTGCCGACACCGGCGACCGGCCCGGCGAGTTTCAATACTGGGTAGAGCGGTTGCCGCTATCCCAAACCATTCCGTTTCCGCAGGGCTACCGGAACCTGCGTTACAACCCAGAGAAGCAGGTTTTAGGCATTTGCACGGGCATGGGAACAGCCCGTTCGGCGGCTTCCATCATGGCGCTGGGCATGGACCCCCGTTTCGACCTGTCACATGCCTACTGGCTCGTGGCGGGCATTGCCGGTATCGATCCGCAGGATGGCAGTGCGGGCTCGGCAGTCTGGGCCGAATGGCTGGTCGATGGTGACCTCGCCCACGAAATCGACCCACGCGAGATGCCTAAGGAGTGGTCAACGGGCTACCTCCCGTTGCGACGGGCCAAGCCCTACGAGCAACCCGTTCAGGATAACGATTTCACGGTGGCCATTCACCTCAATCCGGGTCTGGCCAACTGGGCATTTGACCTGACGAAAAACATCAAACTGGCCGATTCCGAGACGCTTCAAAAGATGCGCGCCGTTTACCGCGATTTCCCCGAAGCCCGGAAACCACCCCGCGTTATGATGGGCGACCATATTGCCGCCATGACGTTCTGGCACGGCAAGTACCTCAACGACTGGGCTAATGACTGGGTTAAGTATTGGACCAAAGGCAAAGGAAACTTCGTTACCTCGGCCATGGAAGACACGGGAACCGGACAATCGCTACAGTGGCTTACCAATGCCGGAAAAGCCGACATCAATCGGTACATGGTACTCCGAACCGCCAGCAATTATACCATGCAGCCGTCTGGCGTAACGGCCGCACAGAATCTGACCAATGGCGGCAAGGAAGTTGGTGAGCGGTACACGGCGTACATCCCGGCCCTCGAAGCCGCGTATCAGGCAGGCAGCACGGTTGTCAATAAATTAGTTGCTGACTGGTCTGTATACAAAGACAAATTACCGGGCAAGTAGAGGCTTACTAACAACTGGAACTATACAACCGAATCATCTTAGCTCCCTCCTATTTTAGGAGGGGGTTGGGGTGGTGGGTAAAATATCTAAATCGTCAACCGGCAACCATATGCGTACTCTACTTACCCTTTTATTTTTCTCAGGACTCATCGTGTCTTTACAGGCACAGTCGGCGAAAAAACCGGGGCTTTTGGTCACGCCACTCAACAAACAGGTGTTTGTTCATACCACCTATGGTCTGTACAAAAATGAAGCCGTCCCATCTAACGGGCTGATCATTAAAACGAAAGGTGGCATTGTGCTGGTCGACACTGGCTGGGATACCGACACCAATACCGACAACACCCGTGAGCTACTCCGATGGGTCAGCACCAACCTCCACCAACCTGTCCGGCTGTGTATTGTCACGCATGCCCACGAAGACCGGGTAGGCGGCATCAGCGAACTTCGTAAAGCGGGCGTTCGGGTGGTAAGTACACCCCTCACCGCTCAGAAATCGGTAAAGCTTGGGTTTGAATCCCCAGAGGCAGTTTTACCGAACGATACGACCTTTTCAATCGGCAACGAACCGATCCGCTGCTACTTTCCAGGGCAAGGCCACACCCCCGATAACATTGTGGTGTGGTTACCCAATCAAAAGATTTTATACGGCGGCTGTCTCGTAAAAAGCGTTGCCGCCTTCGGCATGGGGAACCTCGCCGACGCCAACCTAAACGAGTGGGGCAACTCGATCCAGAACCTGATGACGCAGTTTAAATCGGCCCGGATTGTTGTACCGGGGCATGACGAGTGGACCGATACCCGGTCGCTGGCGCATACCTTACAACTACTAAAGAAACACGCTGAGGCTAAAAAGTAAACCCGTACGCTACTCTAAAAACTATTCTCTACATGCCTAAACCGCTATTAATGGATCACGACGGGGCGATTGACGACCTGTTATCGCAATTACTCGTGCTGACTATGCCGGATGTCGAACTCATCGGCGTTACCGTAACCCCCGCCGATTGCTACATTGAACCCGCTCTCGAATCAGCGTATAAATTGCTTCAGTTAATGGGCAGGGAACAGGTTCCACTGGGCCGGGGCGACTACTATGGTATCAATGCGTTTCCGAGCGAATGGCGGGCACGCCCCGAGATCATCAACGCCCTGCCGCTGCTCATCAATCTACCCAAATCGCCCGATCCCTACGGGTATTTGAGCGCGCCAGATTTGATTATCAGGCAGCTATCCACGGCAACGGAAAAGGTAACCATTCTGATGACCGGCCCCTGTTCCAACCTGGTTATGGCACTGGAAAAAGCCCCCGAATTAAAAGCTGCTATTGCCGAGATTGTATGGATGGGTGGGGCCTTTCGCACAACCGGAAATGTTCAGACATTTCAGCACGACGGCACCGCCGAATGGAATGTATTCTGGGACCCGGTCTGTTCGCAAAAGCTGTTCTCATACGAGTTGCCCCTCACGCTGATTCCGCTCGATGTCACGAATCATGTTCCCGTGACAAAAAAGTTCCTGTCTACCCTAGCCAGTCAAATTGACCATAAATTATCCAACCTCACGGGTCAGTTCTGGGCGCTGACACTGGATACCATCCCAAGTTATCACTACACGTATTTCATGTGGGATATTCTGGCCACCAGCTACCTCGCCATGCCGGAACAGTTCATGATAGAGACGGCCAAAGCCAATGTCAGCACGCGTCCGCCCAACGCGGGCCAAACGTATCTGGACGAGAACGGGTATACAATACGCTTCGCGACGGATGTTAATGTCGCCTATTTTTACGAATACCTGCTGGCGCAGTTCAGGCAATAAATTGTAGTGCCGAACGTCGAACCGTCCCGGTAGGACGAATGGTACTCAGTATCTAATTTCACACTCCACCGAGACGGTCGGCACTACGCGTCTACTAACTCTTTGTTGTATTTATTCCGATAATCGACGGGTGATAATCCGGTGATTCGTTTGAAAATTGTTCGAAATGCTTTAGTGTCCGAATAGCCAACGTCATACATAATTTCATTGACTGTTTTTCGGCTGGTTTCCAGGCTTTTTTTGGCTGCTTCAATTTTCACCCGCTGCATGTATTCATTGACTGAATTGGCGGTGGCTTTCTTAAACCTGCGCTCCATATTTCGCCGACCCAATGCGAATTTTGACGCGAGTTCATCGACCGAAATCCGTTCCTGAAAATTCTGTTCGATGAACTCCTGCGCTTTCCGAATTGGCTCGTCTTCGTGTTCCTTTTGTCCCTGGAAAATAGTGAACGACAATTGGTTATCCCGCTGGATTTCTATTGCAAAAACTTTAGCTGCAAGAACAGCAATTTCCCGACCGGCGTATTTCCCGATCAGGTGCAAAATCAGGTTCAGGTACGAGAATGCCCCGCCACTGGAATAAATGCCCTGTTCGTCGGTAATGATCTTCTCCGGCACCAGGTCGACTTCGGGAAACAGCTGCCGGAATTGATTGGCCGCCAGCC is a window of Spirosoma linguale DSM 74 DNA encoding:
- a CDS encoding putative transcriptional regulator, Crp/Fnr family (PFAM: cyclic nucleotide-binding~KEGG: scl:sce4622 cAMP-binding protein), whose protein sequence is MHSSLLRLKQLVQAIHPLSEQEWTAFSGIWHPYSAKRKEILTVANQQENYLYFVVEGVQHVYYFDDQNREATLIFSYPSSFGGVVDSFMLRHASRYYYETLTTSSFLRASYTDLETVMRHNRGVETMVRLGITGALSGVLERLVELQCYSSADKFRKLLQRSPHILQLVPHKYLARYIGVDPTNFSKFINSIKA
- a CDS encoding purine nucleoside permease (PFAM: purine nucleoside permease~KEGG: cja:CJA_0573 putative purine nucleoside permease), whose translation is MYLTKKLSLFGWLLFASLRMYGQATAPIPVKAVIVTMFEIGADTGDRPGEFQYWVERLPLSQTIPFPQGYRNLRYNPEKQVLGICTGMGTARSAASIMALGMDPRFDLSHAYWLVAGIAGIDPQDGSAGSAVWAEWLVDGDLAHEIDPREMPKEWSTGYLPLRRAKPYEQPVQDNDFTVAIHLNPGLANWAFDLTKNIKLADSETLQKMRAVYRDFPEARKPPRVMMGDHIAAMTFWHGKYLNDWANDWVKYWTKGKGNFVTSAMEDTGTGQSLQWLTNAGKADINRYMVLRTASNYTMQPSGVTAAQNLTNGGKEVGERYTAYIPALEAAYQAGSTVVNKLVADWSVYKDKLPGK
- a CDS encoding Beta-lactamase (PFAM: beta-lactamase domain protein~KEGG: mxa:MXAN_0432 metallo-beta-lactamase family protein), which gives rise to MRTLLTLLFFSGLIVSLQAQSAKKPGLLVTPLNKQVFVHTTYGLYKNEAVPSNGLIIKTKGGIVLVDTGWDTDTNTDNTRELLRWVSTNLHQPVRLCIVTHAHEDRVGGISELRKAGVRVVSTPLTAQKSVKLGFESPEAVLPNDTTFSIGNEPIRCYFPGQGHTPDNIVVWLPNQKILYGGCLVKSVAAFGMGNLADANLNEWGNSIQNLMTQFKSARIVVPGHDEWTDTRSLAHTLQLLKKHAEAKK
- a CDS encoding Inosine/uridine-preferring nucleoside hydrolase (PFAM: Inosine/uridine-preferring nucleoside hydrolase~KEGG: inosine-adenosine-guanosine-nucleoside hydrolase   ; K01239 purine nucleosidase), whose translation is MPKPLLMDHDGAIDDLLSQLLVLTMPDVELIGVTVTPADCYIEPALESAYKLLQLMGREQVPLGRGDYYGINAFPSEWRARPEIINALPLLINLPKSPDPYGYLSAPDLIIRQLSTATEKVTILMTGPCSNLVMALEKAPELKAAIAEIVWMGGAFRTTGNVQTFQHDGTAEWNVFWDPVCSQKLFSYELPLTLIPLDVTNHVPVTKKFLSTLASQIDHKLSNLTGQFWALTLDTIPSYHYTYFMWDILATSYLAMPEQFMIETAKANVSTRPPNAGQTYLDENGYTIRFATDVNVAYFYEYLLAQFRQ
- a CDS encoding transcriptional regulator, AraC family (PFAM: helix-turn-helix- domain containing protein AraC type; ThiJ/PfpI domain protein~SMART: Helix-turn-helix, AraC domain~KEGG: bpe:BP2149 AraC family transcriptional regulator); translation: MKHISILVPKGAILGSLEGTRQLFTEVNQFCKMRGEKPLFSVQLVGLSRETPVSGGLFTVHADSLIGDIKKTDLIIIPALDGELENAIEKNRDFIPWILKQRSNGAEVASLCLGAFLLASTGLVNGRKCATHWLAANQFRQLFPEVDLVPEKIITDEQGIYSSGGAFSYLNLILHLIGKYAGREIAVLAAKVFAIEIQRDNQLSFTIFQGQKEHEDEPIRKAQEFIEQNFQERISVDELASKFALGRRNMERRFKKATANSVNEYMQRVKIEAAKKSLETSRKTVNEIMYDVGYSDTKAFRTIFKRITGLSPVDYRNKYNKELVDA